A segment of the Arachis hypogaea cultivar Tifrunner chromosome 5, arahy.Tifrunner.gnm2.J5K5, whole genome shotgun sequence genome:
tttaaaacaagaacaaaaagatGGATCATGAAGCCATTTCTAAATTACCCTTTTCACATCAACCAGTAAGGTCTATTAGTTTTCCCTCAAGAACACACCCTTCTTCTCAAAGAATTGAATCACTATTCACACACCTTAAACCACATTATTATTCTTCTCAGTCTGTTTCAAGCACTAGTTGCTTTGATGCAGAGACAATTCAGAATGGTTTGGTTGTTCTTGCTGATTTGTACAACTTCATGGAGGAACTTCTTCAATCTACACAAACTCAACAAGCTCTTTTGCATCACCAAGATGGAAAGCTTGTAGAAGAGGCATTAAGTGGATCAGTTACATTGCTTGATGCTTGTGGTTCTGCAAGGGATTTGTTGTTAGCTCTAAGGGAACAAGTTCAGTTGCTTCAATTGGCGATTcgacgaacaagaagaggagattcaagcattgttgAAAGCAGTGTTTCTGCTTATGAATGCTTCAGAAAGAAGGCAAAGAAAGAAATCACTAAGCAACTTGGTATGCTGAAGAAAATGGAAAGCAACAAAGATAGTTCAATTTCTTCTTTGTTGAGTCAAGATCAGAATCTAGTGTTCTTTGCTAGAGTTCTAAGAGAATCAAGAACTATAACCACATCTATATTTTGTTCTCTTCTATTGTTCATGTCAATGCCAACACTTGGAACAAAAGGGTCATCTTTGATCTCAAAGTTGAAGCCAAAAAGattgtttttttcttcttcaaacaAGGAACAGAATAAGAACAATGATGGAGTGGTAGCAGATCTCAACACTGCTCTTTGTTCTCTCCTTGGAAGAGAGAAAAATGGTGGTGATTCAATTAAGAGTGAAGTTCAAGGAGCATTGAGAGTGCTAGAGACACTAAATGCTGATCTTGATGGATTAGAGGGTGGATTAAATTGTATGTTTAGATGTTTAGTAAGAAACAGAGTTTCATTTCTTAATATGCTTACTCATTAGTAATTAATTAGCATAATGATTTTGAGTGAGGTACATATAAATTCAATGTCTTTTGTAAATTTAAGAATGATCATGTAATCCGAGTTTTAACTCTTAAGGATTTTGAATGAGAGAATCATGATTCTGAATTCAATTTTGTCTACTAAAAGTTTTcatattcattattttttcttgaaaGTTAGATCCTGTCAATGTCACTTTAAAGCCTGAAACAAATTGTTTTGCACTTTGTAAAATTTGATACATTCAAAATTTTTAgatacattaaattttaaatttaccaaattggaataaactttttttttttgaaagagataGATACAATTATTTGATCAAACACTAATAATTAATTCAGGAGATGGAGCTTTTCCATCAAAATTTGAATAATATATCACATTATTCTAACAACTAAGTCCTTTTTTTGGGGCTATCGAGCATGTTTTATTTTACAAAACACAATAATTACTTTGATAtgttttttattaacaaaattattttttcttcacATAAGTCATGATATCATATTATAAGTACTAAAGCATAGCAGGACAATATGTAAGCATACTTTGAAACACATATTATTGTATTACTTAAGGTAAATAGCACATAATTTACCCATTTTTCTCTTTGGCTCAAGCAGGCTAAGGTTAGTTGACCATTTGACTTAGTATAATAAACTGAGAATTTAGACTGGTTAATGCATATTAAATCGTGCATTACCTAAAAGTAGAGTAACTTGTAGGTAATAACATTACTTAAAAGGGGAAATGATACTTTGTCTTTTGAAGtttaataaaagttttaaaaatactcctaagttttagtttgtttcaattttgtcgcaaaagttttcgatttgcatcaatattcctaacggctaattttttaaaaaatttaagactgattcaacaacaatttcataagaacaacccttaatacaagcaaatcaagcataattttcatgtattattgttagattagtcttaaattttttgaaaatttagccatcgaaactatatttgatgcaaatcgaaaacttttagaacaaaattgaaacaaaataaaatttaaaggtatttttaaaattttttaccaaaTTTCAGAGATAagaagtatactttaccctaaaaaataaggaaaatgaggctttttattttttgtattgtaGTATATTAGTGTTTTTCAATAATGTGAAAActtagtgtgtttttattttgta
Coding sequences within it:
- the LOC112800279 gene encoding uncharacterized protein; protein product: MDHEAISKLPFSHQPVRSISFPSRTHPSSQRIESLFTHLKPHYYSSQSVSSTSCFDAETIQNGLVVLADLYNFMEELLQSTQTQQALLHHQDGKLVEEALSGSVTLLDACGSARDLLLALREQVQLLQLAIRRTRRGDSSIVESSVSAYECFRKKAKKEITKQLGMLKKMESNKDSSISSLLSQDQNLVFFARVLRESRTITTSIFCSLLLFMSMPTLGTKGSSLISKLKPKRLFFSSSNKEQNKNNDGVVADLNTALCSLLGREKNGGDSIKSEVQGALRVLETLNADLDGLEGGLNCMFRCLVRNRVSFLNMLTH